A portion of the Permianibacter fluminis genome contains these proteins:
- a CDS encoding trypsin-like serine protease, with product MKFSSYQLAGLALAVAGSAHAGLVDTSTAELEPLVVVGAPSSTGIAGALPYLDLGHDQYTGTVQLQSNGSRYCTGSLLASGRHILTAAHCVTDDAGNVLPSFANDSIQFDGPNGSVDIGFAGVAVHEGWTFDYAGNGNDVAIITLHTAAPTWANRYDLYTGDAIGQDYTRVGYGGFGWGDVGAQYGGITGADGNLLRVFGSNHFDSDNYALCYMLGYNCEGGQVLTSDFDNPFNSANDLWGNLFLNYDGGNTAYVHGATGMEVNSAPGDSGGTVLVNGQLAGLTSYGFTLGCRLFDANCTTRGRALNSSWGEGAVDTSVAYHYDWISAHAVPAPEALALMGFGLLGFGMMRRRK from the coding sequence ATGAAGTTTTCGTCGTATCAATTGGCTGGCCTCGCGCTGGCTGTCGCGGGCAGTGCCCACGCCGGTTTGGTGGATACCTCAACCGCCGAACTGGAGCCGCTGGTTGTCGTCGGCGCGCCGTCCAGCACCGGCATCGCCGGTGCCCTGCCTTATCTTGATCTGGGCCATGATCAGTACACCGGCACCGTCCAGTTGCAAAGCAACGGCAGCCGCTACTGCACCGGCAGTCTGCTGGCCTCGGGTCGGCACATCCTGACCGCCGCCCACTGCGTCACCGATGACGCCGGCAACGTGCTGCCGAGCTTCGCCAATGACAGCATTCAGTTCGACGGCCCGAATGGCAGTGTCGACATCGGCTTTGCCGGCGTCGCCGTGCATGAAGGCTGGACCTTTGATTACGCCGGCAACGGTAATGACGTCGCCATCATCACGCTGCACACTGCAGCCCCCACCTGGGCCAACCGTTACGACCTGTACACCGGCGATGCCATTGGCCAGGACTACACCCGCGTTGGCTACGGTGGCTTCGGTTGGGGTGACGTTGGCGCCCAATACGGTGGCATCACCGGCGCTGACGGCAACCTGCTGCGCGTATTCGGTAGCAACCATTTCGACAGCGACAACTACGCGCTCTGCTACATGCTCGGCTACAACTGCGAAGGCGGCCAGGTGCTGACGTCGGATTTCGACAATCCGTTCAACAGCGCCAATGATCTCTGGGGCAATCTGTTCCTGAACTACGATGGCGGCAACACCGCTTACGTTCATGGCGCCACCGGCATGGAAGTCAATTCGGCCCCTGGTGATTCGGGCGGCACCGTGTTGGTCAACGGCCAACTGGCAGGCTTGACCTCGTACGGCTTTACCCTCGGCTGCCGCCTGTTTGATGCCAACTGCACCACCCGCGGTCGCGCACTGAACTCGTCATGGGGCGAAGGCGCCGTCGACACTTCCGTTGCCTACCATTACGACTGGATCTCGGCACACGCTGTGCCGGCACCGGAAGCGTTGGCACTGATGGGTTTTGGCCTGCTCGGATTTGGCATGATGCGTCGTCGCAAATAA
- a CDS encoding phosphoethanolamine transferase, producing MTVMTSKPSIRTVWNRLQFSLSVTGVSLFAAAFMAVVGNAALWQSVLTLMPLSFANFGFLLAEAVFLLATIHLFIAPFALRWLLKPVLIVLFFSTASAAYFMDAYGTIIDSSMIQNVVETDVKEATELLTLRLVVYLLLFGLLPSLLLLRTTIRFPTLAKALLGRVIAIVLTVAAIAGAIASHYKDFSLIGREHKELRMLMNPVYPIYAVGQFLFASEAGPAVIEKIGEDATRARAASGHERKMLVFFVVGETARAANFSLNGYDRETNPELATLPLLNFKTTYSCGTTTAISVRCMFSNLGRDNFNRDKADAREGVLDVLQRAGVAVLWRDNNSGCKGACDRVANEALDTLQLPELCHDGECFDDVLLHQLQDKLDAATTDTFIVMHQKGSHGPAYYKRTPAEFKRFLPECTDANVQNCDRQSIINAYDNTLLYTDHILASLIAVLQKNAANFDTAFVYVSDHGESLGENNLYLHGFPYAIAPEEQKRVPLLMWFSPGIESRLGLDRACLQKRAEQPASHDNLFHSFLGLFDVRTSVYKAELDLFAGCRTSPVP from the coding sequence ATGACTGTAATGACTAGCAAACCAAGTATTCGCACCGTCTGGAACCGTCTGCAGTTCTCTCTATCTGTGACCGGCGTCAGCTTGTTTGCCGCCGCGTTCATGGCGGTCGTTGGCAATGCCGCGCTGTGGCAATCGGTGCTGACGCTGATGCCCTTGTCTTTTGCCAATTTCGGCTTCCTGCTGGCCGAGGCGGTTTTTCTGTTGGCGACCATCCATCTGTTTATCGCGCCGTTTGCGCTGCGCTGGCTGCTGAAGCCGGTACTGATCGTGCTGTTTTTCTCGACCGCATCAGCTGCTTATTTCATGGATGCCTACGGCACCATCATTGACAGCTCGATGATCCAGAATGTGGTCGAAACCGATGTCAAGGAAGCGACCGAGCTGCTGACCCTCCGGCTGGTCGTGTATCTGCTGCTGTTCGGTTTGCTGCCATCACTGCTGCTGCTGCGCACGACCATCCGTTTTCCGACCCTGGCCAAGGCGCTACTCGGTCGAGTCATTGCCATCGTGCTGACTGTGGCGGCCATCGCGGGAGCCATCGCCAGTCATTACAAGGATTTCTCCCTGATCGGGCGCGAGCACAAAGAGCTGCGCATGTTGATGAATCCGGTCTATCCGATTTACGCGGTGGGACAATTCCTGTTTGCCAGCGAAGCCGGGCCGGCCGTCATCGAGAAAATTGGCGAGGATGCGACGCGAGCCCGCGCCGCATCGGGTCACGAGCGCAAGATGCTGGTGTTTTTTGTCGTCGGTGAAACCGCCCGCGCGGCCAATTTTTCACTCAATGGCTATGACCGCGAAACCAATCCGGAATTGGCCACGCTGCCGCTGCTGAATTTCAAGACGACCTATTCCTGTGGCACCACGACCGCGATTTCGGTTCGCTGCATGTTCTCCAATCTGGGCCGGGACAATTTCAATCGCGACAAGGCGGATGCCCGCGAAGGTGTGCTCGATGTGCTGCAACGGGCCGGCGTTGCCGTGCTCTGGCGCGACAACAATTCCGGTTGCAAGGGCGCTTGTGATCGGGTTGCCAACGAGGCGCTGGATACCTTGCAGTTGCCGGAGCTTTGTCACGACGGCGAGTGCTTCGATGACGTGTTGCTGCACCAACTGCAGGACAAGCTCGATGCCGCGACCACTGACACCTTCATCGTCATGCACCAGAAAGGCAGTCACGGCCCGGCCTACTACAAACGGACGCCGGCGGAGTTCAAACGCTTCCTGCCCGAATGCACTGATGCCAATGTCCAGAACTGCGATCGGCAGAGCATCATCAATGCCTATGACAATACCCTGCTGTACACCGATCACATTCTGGCCAGCCTGATTGCAGTACTGCAGAAAAATGCCGCGAACTTCGACACGGCTTTTGTCTATGTCTCGGATCACGGCGAGTCGCTCGGGGAAAACAATCTGTATCTGCACGGCTTTCCCTACGCCATTGCGCCGGAAGAGCAGAAGCGGGTACCGCTGCTGATGTGGTTCTCGCCGGGCATTGAAAGCCGGTTGGGCCTGGACCGGGCCTGCCTGCAGAAGCGGGCCGAGCAACCCGCCTCGCACGACAACCTGTTCCATTCCTTCCTGGGTCTGTTCGATGTGCGGACCAGCGTCTACAAGGCCGAGCTGGATCTGTTCGCCGGCTGCCGGACGTCACCCGTACCATAA
- the tilS gene encoding tRNA lysidine(34) synthetase TilS, translated as MNNAPADAFASALGALLFPASATPAAAASIVASSAATESVITKSAFTESAFTEPSPRPTALVVALSGGCDSIVLLQLAWAYARRHELPLRAIHVNHQLQAAAADFARHCEQRCHALHVPLQMLTVEVVRTDKGLEADARAARYDAFAQSLQAGEVLLLGHHADDQLETLMLQLLRGAGPHGLAGMPVQARCGAGCLYRPLLTVRRAAIRELAAQQQWPWIEDPSNADHRLARNRLRAELMPVLLAQREGAAEVLLRAVQWQAESATLLSDLAALDARAVQYPNGNLSRQRLLTLAPARQANLLRGWLQQQQLSAPNADKLHSFLSQLPTASERIQLRWGEHELRMAADQIVALPALPMPSTAELAWQAGDAFAQSDALVLPIGLGVLRWQLLSSQPPLPIPDQTESAPALPALMLRAPRTDERVTVRWQTPGLKVALHRRAGRRELKDIFQEQRVPAWLRPYWPKLFYNDELVAFPGLLITEAGWPSDSQSQESQPTYSMSGQLQLQGPLFTLAARLQTPDAAPR; from the coding sequence ATGAACAACGCCCCGGCTGATGCCTTCGCTTCAGCGCTCGGGGCGTTGTTGTTTCCGGCCTCGGCAACACCGGCCGCCGCGGCATCAATCGTCGCCAGTTCTGCCGCGACAGAGTCTGTCATTACTAAGTCGGCTTTTACTGAATCCGCATTTACTGAACCATCGCCCCGACCCACCGCACTCGTTGTCGCACTCAGCGGCGGCTGTGACTCCATTGTCTTGCTGCAATTGGCTTGGGCCTATGCGCGCCGGCATGAGCTGCCGCTGCGCGCCATTCACGTCAATCATCAGCTGCAGGCCGCGGCAGCCGATTTTGCCCGTCATTGCGAACAGCGTTGCCATGCCTTGCATGTGCCACTGCAGATGTTGACGGTCGAGGTCGTGCGCACCGATAAGGGCCTGGAAGCCGATGCCCGTGCCGCTCGCTATGACGCGTTCGCGCAGTCGCTGCAGGCAGGTGAAGTTCTGCTGCTCGGCCACCATGCCGACGATCAACTGGAAACCCTGATGTTGCAGTTGCTGCGTGGCGCTGGCCCGCATGGTCTGGCCGGCATGCCGGTGCAGGCGCGCTGCGGCGCCGGCTGCTTGTATCGGCCGTTGCTGACGGTGCGCCGCGCGGCCATTCGCGAACTCGCCGCGCAACAGCAATGGCCATGGATTGAGGACCCGAGCAACGCCGATCACAGGCTGGCGCGCAACCGCTTGCGTGCCGAGCTGATGCCAGTCTTGCTGGCGCAGCGTGAGGGTGCTGCCGAGGTGCTGCTGCGCGCGGTGCAATGGCAAGCGGAAAGCGCCACATTGCTGTCGGATCTGGCTGCGCTGGATGCGCGCGCTGTGCAATATCCGAATGGCAATCTGTCGCGCCAGCGGTTGCTGACTTTGGCGCCGGCACGTCAAGCCAATCTGCTGCGTGGCTGGCTGCAACAGCAGCAGTTGTCAGCGCCGAATGCCGACAAGCTGCACAGTTTTCTTAGCCAGTTGCCAACCGCATCGGAGCGGATCCAGCTGCGCTGGGGCGAACACGAGTTGCGCATGGCGGCGGATCAGATTGTCGCGCTGCCGGCGTTACCGATGCCGTCGACCGCGGAATTGGCTTGGCAGGCAGGCGATGCGTTTGCGCAATCGGATGCGCTCGTGCTGCCGATTGGTTTGGGGGTGTTGCGCTGGCAATTGCTGTCTTCACAGCCGCCGTTGCCGATACCGGATCAGACTGAATCCGCACCGGCATTGCCGGCACTGATGTTACGGGCACCGCGCACCGATGAGCGCGTCACTGTGCGTTGGCAAACGCCGGGTTTGAAAGTGGCGCTGCACCGGCGCGCTGGTCGCCGTGAACTGAAAGATATTTTTCAGGAACAACGGGTGCCAGCCTGGTTGCGGCCGTACTGGCCCAAACTCTTTTATAACGACGAGCTGGTGGCCTTTCCCGGTTTGCTGATTACTGAGGCTGGCTGGCCGTCAGATAGCCAGTCACAAGAAAGCCAGCCAACATATTCAATGTCCGGTCAATTGCAATTGCAGGGGCCGCTGTTCACGCTGGCCGCGCGGCTGCAAACGCCGGATGCGGCGCCCCGCTGA
- the accA gene encoding acetyl-CoA carboxylase carboxyl transferase subunit alpha: MSLNFLDFEKPIAELEARIEELRQLGDDGEINISEEIDRLRKKSVQLTKQVFANLDAWQIAQMARHPQRPYTLDYLNELFTDFDEFCGDRAFANDPSIVGGTARLAGRPVMVIGHQKGRDTKEKIRRNFGMPRPEGYRKALRLMQLAEKFKLPIITFIDTPGAYPGVGAEERGQSEAIARNLKVMSELKVPVVCTVIGEGGSGGALAIGVGDRVNMLQYSTYSVISPEGCASILWRSAEKAPEAAAAMGITAKRLKELKLIDAIVEEPLGGAHREPRKMAQTLAEQLLGDLAALDKLSEGELLSQRYQRLMSFGVFAEAS, translated from the coding sequence ATGAGCCTTAACTTTCTCGACTTCGAAAAGCCGATTGCCGAACTGGAAGCCCGTATTGAGGAGCTGCGCCAGCTGGGTGACGACGGCGAAATCAATATCAGCGAAGAAATCGACCGTCTGCGCAAAAAGAGCGTGCAGCTGACCAAGCAGGTGTTCGCCAACCTCGATGCCTGGCAGATCGCCCAAATGGCGCGCCATCCGCAGCGGCCCTACACGCTCGATTACCTGAACGAATTGTTCACCGACTTCGACGAATTCTGCGGCGACCGCGCGTTTGCCAACGATCCGTCCATTGTCGGCGGTACCGCGCGTCTGGCTGGTCGGCCGGTGATGGTGATTGGCCACCAGAAAGGCCGCGACACCAAGGAAAAAATCCGCCGCAATTTCGGTATGCCGCGGCCGGAAGGCTATCGCAAGGCATTGCGGCTGATGCAGCTGGCGGAAAAATTCAAGCTGCCGATCATCACCTTCATCGACACCCCCGGCGCCTACCCGGGCGTGGGTGCCGAAGAGCGCGGCCAATCGGAAGCGATTGCCCGCAACCTGAAAGTGATGTCGGAATTGAAAGTGCCGGTGGTCTGCACCGTGATCGGTGAAGGCGGTTCCGGCGGTGCGCTGGCCATCGGTGTCGGTGATCGGGTCAACATGCTGCAATATTCAACCTACTCGGTGATTTCGCCGGAAGGTTGCGCCTCGATTTTGTGGCGCAGCGCCGAAAAAGCGCCGGAAGCGGCTGCGGCGATGGGCATTACCGCCAAACGCTTGAAAGAGCTGAAGTTAATCGACGCCATCGTCGAAGAGCCACTGGGCGGCGCCCATCGCGAACCGCGCAAAATGGCGCAGACGCTGGCCGAACAACTGCTCGGCGATCTGGCGGCGCTCGACAAGTTGTCGGAAGGGGAATTGTTGAGCCAGCGTTACCAGCGTCTGATGAGCTTCGGCGTTTTTGCTGAGGCGTCGTAA
- the dnaE gene encoding DNA polymerase III subunit alpha: MSQFVHLRVHTEFSMVDGLLRTDEVVKACAGAGMAAVALTDQNNLCGLVKFYKAAQSAGVKPLIGADIWLKSERMGNELFRAVLLAQSNDGYKNLTRLISRAYTEGQQRGVPVIEQQWLFDANDGLIVLSGGREGDVGKLLLANQPALAAESLAAWKTHFPQRFYLEVQRTGRDGEESYLHKVVALADGSQTPVVATNDVRFLKADDFEAHEVRVCINQGRVLDDPRRPREYSAQQYLRTPAEMAELFSDLPEAIENTVEIAKRCNVTLQLGKYFLPEFPVPDGFTITDFFAHAAREGLQQRLNTVLTYVDTGEKRKQYADRLEIEIGVISKMGFEGYFLIVADFIKWGKSNGVPVGPGRGSGAGSLVAYSLGITDLDPLPYDLLFERFLNPERVSMPDFDVDFCMEGRDRVIDYVAQKYGRHAVSQIITFGTMAAKAVVRDVGRVMGQPYGMVDKIAKLIPLELEMTLDKAFAQEEELRKRYENEEDVRAIWDMALKLEGLTRNAGKHAGGVVIAPSDLTDFAPLYCDEAGQGLVVQFDKDDIEQAGLVKFDFLGLKTLTVVDWAVQMINERRARTGEAPVQIEHIPLTDSKVFELLKAANTGAVFQLESTGMRKLIAKLKPSRFEDIVALVALYRPGPLESGMVDDFIKRKHGEEPVAYPHPDYQHEWLKPVLEPTYGIILYQEQVMQIAQVLGGYSLGGADLLRRAMGKKKPEEMAKQREFFQDGAAKQGIDADLAAQIFDLMEKFAGYGFNKSHSAAYALVSYQTAWLKTHYPAEFFAATMSADMHNTDKVVGLIDDATGNGMRIVPPDVNHSQFKFTVGDARTVIYGIGAIRGVGENAVENIIVERETNGAYQHLFDFCARVDLRKVNRRVLEALINAGAMDKLGPSRAVMLASLDEAIKAAEQAGRDKQSGQNDLFGGGFGAASAVAEPLPPNWVQVHSTSEEDQLRLEKETLGLYLTGHPIDRYLGELKNFCSVRLSEVAPTRRGENVTVAGLLIGIRVMQNKSGARWAILTLDDKSGRLEAKIFSELYEKHKHQLVEDKVLVLEGEVYEDEYLGRPSMTVRGLLDIAEARARYARRLELGLNGSRLSPDRLISLLRDFGPGSFPVLAEYRNGEASVRVVLGDDCKVLPRDELLQRLKQLDGCERVEVVYH, translated from the coding sequence ATGAGTCAGTTCGTCCATTTGCGGGTGCACACCGAGTTTTCCATGGTCGATGGATTGCTCCGTACGGACGAGGTGGTCAAGGCCTGCGCCGGTGCCGGCATGGCAGCGGTCGCGCTGACCGATCAGAACAATCTCTGTGGTCTGGTCAAGTTCTACAAGGCGGCGCAATCCGCCGGTGTCAAACCGTTGATTGGTGCCGACATCTGGCTGAAAAGTGAGCGCATGGGCAACGAGTTGTTTCGTGCCGTGCTGTTGGCCCAGAGCAATGACGGTTACAAGAACCTGACCCGGCTGATTTCCCGTGCCTACACCGAAGGCCAGCAGCGCGGCGTGCCGGTGATCGAGCAGCAATGGCTGTTCGATGCCAACGATGGCCTGATCGTGCTGTCGGGCGGTCGCGAAGGCGATGTCGGCAAGCTCCTGCTGGCGAACCAGCCAGCGCTTGCTGCCGAAAGTCTGGCCGCCTGGAAAACCCATTTTCCGCAGCGTTTCTATCTGGAAGTGCAGCGCACCGGCCGCGACGGTGAAGAAAGCTATCTGCACAAAGTGGTGGCACTGGCCGACGGTTCGCAAACGCCGGTGGTCGCGACCAACGATGTCCGCTTTCTCAAAGCCGATGATTTCGAAGCGCATGAGGTGCGGGTTTGCATCAATCAGGGCCGAGTGCTCGATGATCCGCGCCGGCCGCGCGAGTATTCGGCGCAACAATACCTGCGCACGCCAGCCGAAATGGCCGAGCTGTTCAGCGACTTGCCCGAGGCCATTGAAAACACCGTCGAGATCGCCAAGCGCTGCAATGTGACCTTGCAGCTCGGCAAATATTTTTTGCCGGAATTTCCGGTGCCGGATGGCTTCACCATCACCGATTTCTTTGCCCATGCCGCCCGTGAAGGCCTGCAGCAGCGTCTGAACACGGTGCTCACCTATGTCGACACCGGCGAGAAGCGTAAGCAGTATGCCGACCGGCTGGAAATCGAAATCGGCGTAATCAGCAAGATGGGCTTCGAAGGCTACTTCCTGATCGTCGCCGACTTCATCAAATGGGGCAAAAGCAATGGCGTACCGGTCGGCCCCGGCCGGGGTTCCGGTGCCGGTTCGCTGGTTGCGTATTCACTTGGGATTACCGATCTGGATCCGCTGCCTTACGACTTGCTGTTCGAGCGCTTCCTGAATCCGGAGCGGGTGTCGATGCCCGACTTCGACGTCGACTTCTGCATGGAAGGACGCGATCGGGTGATCGACTACGTGGCGCAGAAATACGGTCGCCATGCGGTGTCGCAAATCATCACCTTCGGCACCATGGCGGCGAAAGCGGTGGTCCGCGACGTCGGTCGCGTCATGGGCCAACCCTATGGCATGGTCGACAAGATCGCCAAACTGATTCCGCTCGAACTGGAAATGACGCTGGACAAGGCGTTTGCCCAGGAAGAAGAGCTGCGCAAGCGTTACGAAAACGAAGAAGACGTGCGCGCCATCTGGGACATGGCACTGAAACTCGAAGGTCTGACCCGTAACGCGGGCAAACACGCCGGTGGTGTCGTGATCGCGCCCAGCGATTTGACCGATTTTGCCCCGCTGTATTGCGACGAAGCCGGTCAGGGCCTGGTGGTGCAATTCGACAAGGACGATATCGAACAGGCGGGCCTCGTCAAGTTCGACTTTCTCGGTCTGAAAACGCTGACGGTGGTGGATTGGGCCGTGCAGATGATCAACGAGCGGCGAGCGCGAACGGGCGAAGCGCCGGTCCAGATCGAGCATATCCCACTGACTGACAGCAAAGTCTTTGAGCTCTTGAAAGCAGCCAATACCGGTGCGGTGTTCCAGCTGGAATCGACCGGCATGCGCAAGCTCATTGCCAAGCTGAAACCGAGCCGGTTCGAAGACATCGTCGCGCTGGTGGCGCTGTACCGTCCGGGTCCGCTTGAGTCCGGCATGGTCGATGACTTTATCAAACGGAAACACGGAGAAGAGCCCGTTGCGTATCCGCATCCGGACTATCAGCATGAATGGCTGAAGCCGGTATTGGAGCCCACCTACGGCATCATTCTGTATCAAGAGCAGGTCATGCAGATTGCCCAGGTGCTCGGCGGCTACTCGCTCGGCGGCGCCGACTTGTTGCGCCGGGCAATGGGCAAGAAAAAGCCGGAAGAAATGGCCAAGCAGCGCGAGTTCTTTCAGGACGGCGCGGCCAAGCAGGGCATCGATGCCGATCTGGCGGCGCAGATTTTTGATTTGATGGAAAAATTCGCCGGTTACGGTTTCAACAAATCGCACTCGGCCGCATACGCGCTGGTGTCGTACCAAACGGCGTGGCTGAAGACGCATTACCCGGCCGAGTTTTTTGCCGCGACCATGTCGGCCGACATGCACAACACCGACAAGGTGGTCGGCCTGATTGACGACGCCACCGGCAACGGCATGCGAATCGTGCCGCCGGATGTCAATCACTCGCAGTTCAAGTTCACCGTTGGCGATGCCCGCACCGTCATTTATGGCATCGGCGCGATTCGCGGAGTCGGTGAAAACGCTGTAGAAAACATTATTGTCGAGCGCGAAACCAACGGTGCTTATCAGCACTTGTTTGATTTTTGCGCCCGGGTGGATCTGCGCAAGGTGAACCGGCGAGTGCTGGAAGCGCTGATCAATGCCGGCGCCATGGACAAGCTTGGCCCGAGCCGGGCAGTGATGCTGGCCTCGCTCGATGAAGCGATCAAGGCGGCCGAGCAGGCCGGCCGGGACAAGCAAAGCGGCCAGAATGATTTGTTCGGCGGCGGCTTTGGCGCTGCCAGCGCGGTTGCCGAACCGTTGCCGCCCAACTGGGTTCAGGTGCATTCGACCAGTGAAGAAGATCAGCTGCGGCTGGAAAAGGAAACACTGGGCCTGTATCTGACCGGCCACCCGATTGACCGCTATCTTGGCGAGCTGAAAAATTTCTGTTCCGTGCGGCTCAGTGAAGTGGCACCGACCCGGCGCGGCGAAAATGTCACCGTTGCCGGTTTGCTGATCGGCATTCGGGTGATGCAGAACAAGTCCGGCGCGCGCTGGGCCATTCTGACCCTGGATGACAAAAGCGGTCGGCTGGAAGCCAAAATTTTTTCCGAGCTGTACGAAAAGCACAAACATCAGCTGGTTGAGGACAAGGTGCTGGTACTCGAAGGCGAAGTGTACGAAGACGAGTACCTCGGTCGACCCTCAATGACTGTGCGCGGCTTGCTTGATATCGCCGAGGCCCGCGCCCGCTATGCCCGTCGGCTGGAGCTGGGCTTGAATGGCTCGCGGCTGTCGCCAGACCGACTGATCAGCTTGCTGCGCGATTTCGGCCCCGGCAGTTTTCCGGTGTTGGCCGAGTATCGCAATGGCGAGGCCAGCGTCCGGGTCGTGCTCGGAGACGATTGCAAGGTCTTGCCTCGCGATGAGTTGCTACAACGGTTAAAGCAGTTAGACGGTTGCGAGCGAGTGGAAGTGGTTTATCACTGA